One window of the Allorhizobium ampelinum S4 genome contains the following:
- a CDS encoding GcrA family cell cycle regulator yields the protein MNWTDERVERLTKLWAEGLSASQIATQLGGVSRNAVIGKVHRLCLPGRAKAGGPAATPARTPKRPAPSTPRAPSFAARTPSSAPRPAARTAAATALNEDLDMDVTENMAALPVLNTTILPASRRLSLTDLTERTCKWPVGDPMTDEFHFCGCDSQDNSPYCKYHAKLAYQPVNERRRAAANAR from the coding sequence ATGAACTGGACGGACGAGCGAGTTGAAAGACTCACGAAATTATGGGCCGAAGGCCTGAGCGCAAGTCAGATTGCGACGCAGCTTGGCGGCGTCAGCCGGAATGCCGTGATTGGCAAGGTGCATCGGTTGTGCCTTCCCGGACGCGCCAAGGCAGGCGGTCCCGCCGCGACACCAGCGCGCACACCCAAGCGGCCAGCGCCGTCCACGCCTCGTGCACCGAGTTTTGCCGCACGCACGCCTTCAAGCGCGCCGCGTCCTGCCGCGCGCACTGCTGCGGCGACCGCGCTGAACGAAGATCTCGACATGGATGTCACCGAGAACATGGCTGCTTTGCCGGTTCTCAACACCACCATTCTGCCAGCCTCGCGCCGTCTGTCGCTGACGGACCTGACCGAGCGGACCTGCAAATGGCCGGTTGGCGACCCGATGACCGACGAGTTTCACTTCTGTGGCTGCGACAGCCAGGACAATTCTCCCTATTGCAAATATCACGCGAAGCTCGCCTACCAGCCGGTAAACGAGCGGCGCCGGGCTGCTGCGAACGCGCGCTGA
- a CDS encoding aspartate aminotransferase family protein, producing MAQTSTPLFNTFSRAPLRFERGEGPWLYTETGEQYLDFAGGVAVTSCGHSHPHLVEALKSQAEKVWHLSNLYEVPGQERLAARLVEATFADKVFFTNSGAEALECAIKTARRYHYSKGHPEKFHIITFEGAFHGRTIATIAAGGQEKYLEGFGPKAPGFDQVPFGDLDALKAAITDSTAALLIEPIQGEGGIRVVGSEFLRELRAICDEKGLLLILDEVQSGVGRTGKFFAHEWAGLTPDIMAVAKGIGGGFPFGACLATEEAASGMTAGVHGTTYGGNPLAMAVGNAVLDLVLADDFLQNVRDVALIFRQGLAGLKDRFPGVIEDVRGEGLMLGIKAAVPSSELLHAMRHEHILGVPAGDNVIRLLPPLTLTAEQAREGLKRIEQAAEALSAQAALKIAQA from the coding sequence ATGGCTCAGACATCAACGCCGCTGTTCAACACGTTTTCACGTGCGCCGCTGCGTTTCGAGCGAGGCGAGGGCCCGTGGCTTTACACTGAAACAGGTGAGCAATATCTCGACTTTGCCGGCGGCGTCGCCGTGACGTCCTGCGGCCACTCGCATCCGCATCTCGTCGAGGCATTGAAAAGCCAGGCGGAAAAAGTCTGGCATCTTTCGAACCTCTATGAAGTTCCCGGCCAGGAACGCCTGGCCGCAAGGCTGGTCGAGGCAACATTTGCCGACAAGGTGTTCTTCACCAATTCCGGAGCCGAAGCGCTCGAATGCGCCATCAAGACGGCTCGCCGCTATCACTATAGCAAGGGCCATCCGGAGAAGTTCCACATCATCACTTTCGAGGGTGCCTTTCATGGCCGCACCATCGCCACCATCGCTGCTGGCGGCCAGGAGAAATATCTTGAAGGCTTCGGCCCCAAGGCGCCCGGCTTCGACCAGGTGCCGTTCGGCGATCTCGACGCATTGAAGGCGGCGATCACCGACAGCACGGCTGCGTTGCTGATCGAACCTATCCAGGGCGAAGGCGGTATTCGCGTCGTGGGGAGCGAGTTCCTGCGCGAATTGCGGGCAATCTGCGACGAGAAGGGCCTGCTGCTCATTCTCGACGAAGTACAGTCGGGCGTGGGCCGGACGGGCAAGTTCTTTGCCCATGAATGGGCTGGCCTCACCCCCGACATCATGGCGGTGGCCAAGGGTATTGGCGGCGGCTTCCCGTTCGGTGCCTGCCTTGCCACAGAAGAGGCTGCGTCCGGCATGACGGCTGGCGTGCATGGTACGACCTATGGCGGCAACCCGCTGGCCATGGCGGTCGGCAATGCCGTTCTCGATCTGGTTCTCGCCGATGACTTCCTGCAAAATGTCCGGGATGTGGCGCTGATCTTCCGGCAGGGTCTGGCTGGTCTGAAAGACCGTTTTCCAGGCGTGATCGAAGACGTGCGCGGCGAAGGCCTGATGCTCGGCATCAAGGCCGCAGTGCCATCCTCCGAACTGCTGCATGCGATGCGCCACGAGCATATTCTGGGCGTTCCGGCAGGCGATAACGTCATCCGCCTGCTTCCGCCTCTGACGCTGACTGCCGAACAGGCCCGAGAAGGCCTCAAGCGCATCGAACAGGCCGCCGAGGCTTTGTCCGCGCAGGCCGCCCTCAAAATCGCTCAGGCATGA
- the argF gene encoding ornithine carbamoyltransferase: MASPKHFLDLSAMTSEDLHSILSDAHQRKTRTRAGTADKPLAGKMLAMIFEKPSTRTRVSFDVGMRQLGGETLFLSGTEMQLGRAETIGDTAKVLSRYVDAIMIRTTDHNRLLELAEHATVPVINALTDLTHPCQIMADIMTIEEHRGPIRGKTLAWTGDGNNVLHSLVEGAARFGYRMNMAVPMGSEPEDQILNWARNNGGEIMLCHDADRAVTGADAVITDTWVSMNLEHKARGHNVFQPFQVNPALMKQAKPDALFMHCLPAHRGEEVTDEVIDGPQSVVFDEAENRLHAQKSILAWCLGAV, translated from the coding sequence ATGGCATCCCCGAAACACTTCCTCGATCTCTCGGCCATGACGTCCGAGGACCTTCACTCTATTCTGTCCGACGCCCATCAGCGCAAGACCAGAACCCGGGCCGGAACAGCGGACAAGCCGCTGGCCGGCAAGATGCTGGCGATGATCTTCGAAAAGCCATCGACCCGCACCCGTGTTTCCTTCGATGTCGGCATGCGTCAACTGGGCGGCGAGACGCTGTTTTTGTCCGGCACGGAAATGCAGCTTGGCCGCGCCGAGACGATTGGCGATACGGCCAAGGTTCTGTCGCGCTATGTCGATGCGATCATGATCCGCACCACTGATCACAACCGCCTGCTGGAACTGGCCGAACACGCCACCGTTCCGGTGATCAATGCGTTGACCGACCTGACCCATCCCTGCCAGATCATGGCTGATATCATGACCATCGAGGAACATCGCGGTCCGATCCGGGGCAAGACGCTGGCCTGGACGGGCGACGGCAACAATGTGCTGCATTCGCTGGTCGAAGGGGCGGCCCGCTTCGGCTACCGGATGAACATGGCTGTGCCAATGGGCTCTGAGCCGGAAGACCAGATCCTCAACTGGGCGCGCAACAATGGCGGCGAGATCATGCTGTGCCATGATGCCGACCGCGCCGTGACCGGTGCCGATGCCGTCATCACCGATACCTGGGTGTCGATGAACCTGGAGCACAAGGCACGCGGCCATAACGTATTCCAGCCTTTCCAGGTCAATCCCGCCCTGATGAAACAGGCAAAACCCGATGCGCTGTTCATGCACTGCTTGCCCGCTCATCGCGGTGAGGAAGTGACCGATGAAGTGATCGACGGGCCGCAATCAGTTGTGTTCGACGAGGCGGAAAAC